In one window of Burkholderia cenocepacia DNA:
- the ntrC gene encoding nitrogen regulation protein NR(I) encodes MKPIWIVDDDQSIRWVLEKALARDSFATKSFANVRDALAALDHETPQVLVSDIRMPGGSGLELLQAMHERLPGLPVIIMTAFSDLDSAVAAFQGGAFEYLAKPFDVDKAVELIRRAVEESLRGGAPQDERVAEAPEMLGQAPAMQDMFRAIGRLSHSAATVLITGESGTGKELVARALHRHSPRANGPFIALNTAAIPKDLLESELFGHERGAFTGAQTTRQGRFEQAENGTLFLDEIGDMPFDLQTRLLRVLSDGQFYRVGGHNPLRANVRVIAATHQNLESRVRQGLFREDLYHRLNVIRLRLPPLRERSEDIALLTRHFLQKSARDLGVEPKRVSDDALAYLTSLPFPGNVRQLENLANWLTVMAPAQTVEIKDLPPDLVPAGAPVVATGDGADAHGSGGHAAAPAAIGAAPTAAPVASAANGSAPAGYPLWEHGLRTEVARLLRENSADVMDELARRFEAAVIREALDFTRGRKVEAAERLGIGRNTITRKIQELHLEP; translated from the coding sequence ATGAAGCCGATCTGGATAGTAGACGACGACCAATCGATCCGCTGGGTGCTTGAAAAGGCACTCGCCCGGGACAGCTTCGCGACGAAGAGCTTCGCGAACGTGCGCGATGCGCTGGCCGCGCTCGACCACGAGACGCCGCAGGTGCTCGTGTCCGACATCCGGATGCCGGGCGGCTCGGGCCTCGAGTTGCTGCAGGCGATGCACGAGCGGCTGCCGGGCCTGCCCGTCATCATCATGACGGCGTTCTCCGATCTCGACAGCGCCGTCGCGGCGTTCCAGGGCGGCGCGTTCGAATACCTCGCGAAGCCGTTCGACGTCGACAAGGCGGTCGAGCTGATCCGCCGCGCGGTGGAAGAAAGCCTGCGCGGCGGCGCGCCGCAGGACGAGCGCGTGGCCGAGGCGCCCGAGATGCTCGGCCAGGCGCCGGCGATGCAGGACATGTTCCGCGCGATCGGCCGCTTGTCGCATTCGGCCGCGACCGTGCTGATCACCGGCGAGTCGGGCACCGGCAAGGAGCTCGTCGCGCGGGCGCTGCACCGTCACAGCCCGCGTGCGAACGGACCGTTCATCGCGCTGAACACGGCGGCGATTCCGAAGGATCTGCTGGAATCCGAACTGTTCGGCCACGAGCGCGGCGCGTTCACCGGCGCGCAGACGACGCGGCAGGGCCGCTTCGAGCAGGCCGAGAACGGCACGCTGTTCCTCGACGAAATCGGCGACATGCCGTTCGATCTGCAGACGCGCCTGTTGCGCGTGCTGTCGGACGGGCAGTTCTACCGCGTGGGCGGCCACAACCCGCTGCGCGCGAACGTGCGCGTGATCGCCGCGACGCACCAGAATCTCGAGTCGCGCGTGCGGCAGGGGCTGTTCCGCGAGGATCTTTATCACCGGCTCAACGTGATCCGGCTGCGTCTGCCGCCGCTGCGCGAACGCAGCGAGGACATCGCGCTGCTCACGCGTCACTTCCTGCAGAAGAGCGCGCGCGATCTCGGCGTCGAGCCGAAGCGCGTGTCCGACGACGCGCTCGCGTACCTGACGTCGCTGCCGTTTCCCGGCAACGTGCGGCAGCTCGAGAATCTCGCGAACTGGCTGACCGTGATGGCGCCCGCGCAGACGGTCGAGATCAAGGATCTGCCGCCCGACCTCGTGCCGGCCGGTGCGCCGGTCGTCGCGACGGGCGACGGCGCGGACGCGCACGGCAGCGGCGGTCACGCAGCGGCGCCTGCCGCGATCGGTGCAGCGCCGACGGCCGCGCCCGTCGCGAGCGCGGCGAACGGCAGCGCGCCGGCCGGCTACCCGTTGTGGGAGCACGGGCTGCGCACCGAAGTCGCGCGGCTGTTGCGCGAGAACTCGGCCGACGTGATGGACGAACTCGCACGCCGCTTCGAAGCCGCCGTGATCCGCGAGGCGCTCGACTTCACGCGCGGTCGCAAGGTCGAGGCCGCGGAGCGGCTCGGCATCGGCCGCAACACGATCACGCGCAAGATCCAGGAACTCCATCTGGAACCCTGA
- the glnL gene encoding nitrogen regulation protein NR(II) gives MVLKNLIKAKTGQPERLTDDERLARSGLLAGLEALPTVVIVLDRKTLRVAFANPSAEAMLDISRRQLAQRPWGEIFPNANELASTITAIGQERFHATHLDTVLDRPGREPLHVHAIVGFLESAPDFVLVELFENERQSRTDREERIHDLTAVNKQLIRNLAHEIKNPLGGIRGAAQLLEFELGERERGELREYTQVIIKESDRLQTLVDRLLEPHRHPHIVGDVNIHEVCERVRAVMLAEFPRGLTIERDYDVSVPDLRGDKEQLIQALLNIVRNAAQALRERIAQGDAKIELRTRIARKITIAKRLYKLALDLHVVDNGPGIPEEIRDRIFYPLVSGRDDGSGLGLTLAQTFVQQHDGMIEVESRPGRTEFQILLPLDH, from the coding sequence ATGGTTCTGAAGAATCTGATCAAGGCGAAAACGGGGCAACCCGAACGACTGACGGACGACGAGCGGCTCGCGCGCTCGGGTCTGCTGGCGGGGCTCGAAGCGCTGCCGACGGTCGTGATCGTGCTCGACCGCAAGACGCTGCGGGTCGCGTTCGCGAACCCGTCCGCGGAGGCGATGCTCGACATCTCGCGGCGGCAGCTCGCGCAGCGGCCGTGGGGCGAGATTTTCCCGAACGCGAACGAGCTTGCGTCGACGATCACCGCGATCGGCCAGGAACGCTTTCACGCGACGCACCTCGATACCGTGCTCGACCGGCCCGGCCGCGAACCGCTGCACGTGCATGCGATCGTCGGCTTCCTCGAGAGCGCGCCCGATTTCGTGCTCGTCGAGCTGTTCGAGAACGAACGGCAGTCGCGCACCGATCGGGAAGAGCGCATCCACGACCTGACCGCGGTCAACAAGCAACTGATCCGCAACCTCGCGCACGAGATCAAGAACCCGCTCGGCGGCATTCGCGGCGCAGCCCAGCTGCTCGAATTCGAACTGGGCGAGCGCGAGCGCGGCGAGTTGCGCGAATACACGCAGGTGATCATCAAGGAATCCGATCGCCTGCAGACGCTCGTCGACCGGCTGTTGGAGCCGCACCGGCATCCGCACATCGTCGGCGACGTGAACATTCATGAAGTGTGCGAACGCGTGCGCGCGGTGATGCTCGCGGAATTTCCGCGCGGGCTCACGATCGAGCGCGATTACGACGTGAGCGTGCCCGACCTGCGCGGCGACAAGGAGCAGTTGATCCAGGCGCTGCTCAACATCGTTCGCAACGCCGCGCAGGCGCTGCGCGAGCGGATCGCGCAGGGCGACGCGAAGATCGAGCTGCGCACGCGCATCGCGCGCAAGATCACGATCGCGAAGCGCCTGTACAAGCTGGCACTGGACTTGCACGTGGTCGACAACGGGCCCGGCATTCCGGAAGAGATCCGCGACCGGATCTTCTATCCGCTCGTGTCCGGACGCGACGACGGCAGCGGCCTCGGCCTCACGCTCGCGCAGACGTTCGTGCAGCAGCACGACGGGATGATCGAGGTCGAAAGCCGGCCCGGACGTACCGAATTTCAGATTCTGCTGCCGCTCGACCATTGA